In Treponema denticola, one genomic interval encodes:
- a CDS encoding NAD(P)/FAD-dependent oxidoreductase, which translates to MYDIIIIGAGVVGACIARELSKYELKIAVLEKELEFGCGTSKANSGIIHGGYDAEEGSLKAKLNVRGNFLVRSLKEKLDLRFKQLGSLVIAFNEEEKQELSTLYERGLKNGVEGLEIWDRERLLKEEPNLSKEAVGAIYCGTAGVICPFDMTAAFMENAVINGVDFLPENEVTAIEKGNEAYTIKTKSSKTEEKSFKTKLVINAAGLYSDKIAKMAGDEDFKILPRRGEYRLFDKSYTNLVNHICFQAPSKMGKGILVLPSYHGNFLVGPSAENIGDAEDTSVSAQGLAQVEEKALKTVPSLNFKNTIRIFAGVRARPDTGDFMIYASKNSKGIIHAGGIESPGLSSAPAIGEYVAELVKKEADDLKIPFNKKKNFNENRRAIRHFAGLSAEEQDSLIKENPLYGHVICRCETVTEAEIVEAIHRPAGARTVDGIKRRVRPGSGRCQGGFCEPHVLQILSRELKIPIEKIQKDRKNSPIVYGKLKGGAE; encoded by the coding sequence ATGTACGACATAATAATAATCGGAGCAGGAGTTGTAGGCGCCTGTATTGCACGGGAACTTTCCAAGTACGAGTTAAAAATCGCCGTCCTCGAAAAAGAATTGGAATTCGGCTGCGGTACAAGCAAGGCCAATAGCGGAATTATCCACGGGGGCTATGACGCAGAAGAAGGCTCTTTAAAGGCAAAGCTAAATGTAAGAGGTAATTTTTTAGTACGCAGCTTAAAAGAAAAATTGGATCTGCGCTTTAAACAATTAGGCTCTCTGGTTATAGCCTTCAACGAAGAAGAAAAACAAGAACTTTCTACCCTCTACGAACGAGGTTTAAAAAACGGAGTTGAAGGCTTGGAAATCTGGGATAGGGAAAGGCTTTTAAAAGAAGAACCCAATCTTTCAAAAGAAGCTGTAGGTGCAATCTACTGCGGAACGGCAGGGGTAATCTGTCCCTTCGATATGACGGCGGCATTTATGGAAAATGCCGTAATAAACGGAGTTGACTTTCTTCCCGAAAATGAAGTTACCGCAATTGAAAAAGGAAACGAAGCCTATACAATCAAAACCAAATCAAGCAAAACGGAAGAAAAAAGTTTTAAAACCAAGCTGGTGATAAATGCTGCGGGGCTTTATTCCGATAAGATTGCAAAGATGGCAGGAGATGAAGATTTTAAAATTCTTCCCCGCCGCGGGGAATACCGCCTCTTCGATAAAAGCTATACCAATCTTGTAAATCATATCTGTTTTCAGGCCCCCTCAAAGATGGGAAAGGGCATCTTAGTTCTCCCCTCCTATCACGGGAATTTTTTAGTCGGTCCTTCAGCAGAAAATATCGGCGATGCCGAAGACACCTCCGTTTCAGCCCAAGGTTTAGCTCAGGTAGAAGAAAAGGCTCTAAAAACCGTACCCTCCCTCAATTTTAAAAACACCATCCGTATTTTTGCAGGGGTCAGAGCAAGACCCGATACGGGAGACTTTATGATATATGCTTCAAAAAATTCCAAGGGAATTATACATGCAGGCGGAATCGAATCGCCTGGGTTGAGCTCAGCTCCGGCCATCGGAGAATATGTTGCAGAGCTCGTAAAAAAAGAAGCCGATGACTTAAAAATTCCCTTCAATAAAAAGAAAAACTTTAACGAAAATCGAAGAGCAATCAGACATTTTGCCGGCCTTAGTGCAGAAGAACAGGATTCTCTTATAAAAGAAAATCCGCTCTACGGCCATGTTATCTGCCGCTGCGAAACCGTAACCGAAGCCGAAATCGTCGAAGCTATTCACCGCCCTGCGGGAGCCCGCACGGTTGACGGCATAAAAAGGCGGGTACGCCCAGGTTCGGGAAGATGTCAGGGAGGCTTTTGCGAGCCCCATGTCCTCCAAATCCTTTCAAGAGAATTAAAAATCCCGATTGAAAAAATTCAAAAGGACAGAAAAAATTCTCCGATTGTTTACGGAAAACTAAAGGGCGGTGCGGAATGA
- a CDS encoding NAD(P)/FAD-dependent oxidoreductase: MININDKKDCKNEYEVAVIGGGPAGLAAALEAKKNGASSVLIIERDFELGGILNQCIHAGFGLHEFKEELTGPEYAERFINMVKKEDIDILLNTMVIDLTKEREITFIGAKGLKKIKAGAVVLAMGCRERTAGAIALKGYRPSGVFNAGMAQRLMNIEGFSVGKEVVIYGSGDIGLIMARRMTLEGAKVKAVVEIMPYSSGLNRNIAQCLEDYGIPLFLSHSISCVHGKDRVTGVTIAQIDSSFKEIPGTEKGFSCDTVLLSVGLIPENELTQKAGIALNPITNGAFVDNGMETETSGIFACGNVLHVHDIVDFVTKESRTAGKNAALFAQNNKKGKAAENKFGTNTSGSAFIKTTAKKGIRYIVPNKINTGNIDGASLFMRVDSVYKNARLIIKSGEQILAQKKTSQMVPSEMINIPLNFITLKTLTQDITAEVILDE; this comes from the coding sequence ATGATAAACATAAACGATAAAAAAGATTGTAAGAACGAATACGAGGTCGCCGTTATAGGCGGAGGCCCGGCAGGTTTGGCGGCAGCCCTCGAAGCTAAAAAAAACGGAGCATCTTCCGTTCTCATAATAGAAAGAGATTTTGAACTCGGCGGAATCTTAAATCAATGTATCCATGCAGGCTTCGGCCTTCACGAATTTAAAGAAGAATTAACCGGCCCCGAATATGCAGAACGCTTTATAAACATGGTAAAAAAAGAGGACATAGATATCCTTCTCAATACAATGGTAATAGATTTAACAAAGGAAAGAGAAATTACCTTCATCGGCGCAAAAGGATTAAAAAAAATAAAAGCAGGAGCCGTAGTGCTTGCTATGGGCTGCCGAGAACGCACGGCAGGAGCTATCGCACTAAAAGGTTACCGCCCATCGGGAGTTTTTAATGCAGGCATGGCTCAACGCCTTATGAACATCGAAGGCTTTTCTGTCGGAAAAGAAGTAGTAATCTACGGCTCAGGGGACATCGGTTTAATTATGGCCCGCCGCATGACATTAGAAGGAGCCAAGGTAAAGGCGGTTGTCGAAATCATGCCCTACTCAAGCGGCCTAAACCGGAACATAGCCCAATGCCTTGAAGACTACGGTATTCCTCTTTTTTTAAGCCACAGCATATCCTGCGTCCACGGAAAGGACAGGGTTACGGGAGTTACAATAGCCCAAATAGATTCTTCCTTTAAGGAAATCCCCGGAACCGAAAAAGGATTTTCCTGCGATACGGTGCTTCTTTCCGTAGGTCTAATCCCCGAAAACGAGCTTACCCAAAAGGCAGGCATAGCTCTCAACCCGATAACGAACGGAGCCTTTGTCGATAATGGAATGGAAACCGAAACAAGCGGAATCTTTGCCTGCGGAAATGTTCTCCATGTTCATGACATCGTAGACTTTGTTACAAAAGAAAGCAGAACTGCCGGAAAAAACGCAGCCCTCTTTGCCCAAAACAATAAAAAGGGTAAAGCCGCGGAAAATAAATTCGGCACAAACACCTCAGGTTCCGCTTTTATTAAAACAACGGCTAAAAAAGGAATCCGCTACATTGTTCCGAATAAAATAAATACGGGGAACATCGACGGAGCTTCCCTCTTTATGAGAGTTGACTCGGTTTATAAAAATGCCCGCCTGATAATCAAATCGGGTGAACAAATCCTTGCACAAAAGAAAACAAGTCAGATGGTTCCGTCCGAGATGATAAACATTCCCCTAAACTTTATTACCTTAAAGACCCTAACCCAAGACATAACTGCGGAGGTAATTTTAGATGAGTAG
- a CDS encoding DUF1667 domain-containing protein, with the protein MSRELIKEKFTCVSCPRGCKLSVFKEESGEITVTGNLCKGGELYAMQEIKDPRRNISSTVIIEGGVLPSLPVKTSSPIPKALIFDVMKEINTVKTQAPKKMGDVIIENVLNTGIDIVASRSVRIKNGKAD; encoded by the coding sequence ATGAGTAGAGAATTGATAAAAGAAAAATTTACATGCGTATCCTGTCCGCGGGGCTGTAAACTTTCGGTATTTAAAGAAGAGTCGGGAGAAATTACCGTTACAGGAAATTTATGCAAGGGCGGCGAACTTTACGCGATGCAGGAAATTAAGGACCCTAGAAGAAACATAAGCTCTACCGTAATAATCGAGGGCGGAGTTCTTCCCTCCCTTCCCGTAAAAACCTCAAGCCCAATTCCTAAGGCCTTAATCTTCGATGTAATGAAAGAAATAAACACCGTCAAAACTCAGGCTCCTAAAAAGATGGGCGATGTGATAATTGAAAATGTGCTGAATACAGGAATAGATATAGTCGCAAGCCGCTCAGTAAGGATTAAAAATGGAAAGGCCGATTAA
- a CDS encoding ATP-binding cassette domain-containing protein, whose amino-acid sequence MERPIKIHEGTFYYSKHKVFQNLNIEILAQKVTCILGESGAGKSTLLKIISGNLELKSGRIENRPARGSYAMAYQDMRLIPHLTAVENIEYVLNSKNSSKLENKKKALFYLEALGLSDFENFLPAELSGGMQRRTGLARALSYPAPLLLLDEAFDSLDEKNKYKVADLFLSIVKKEKRTAVCVTHDAPFAKKIADKIIEI is encoded by the coding sequence ATGGAAAGGCCGATTAAAATACATGAGGGAACCTTTTATTACTCAAAGCATAAGGTTTTTCAAAACCTCAATATTGAAATCCTTGCACAAAAAGTTACCTGTATTTTAGGCGAATCGGGGGCCGGAAAAAGCACCCTCTTAAAAATTATTTCAGGGAATCTTGAATTAAAATCGGGAAGAATAGAAAACCGGCCGGCTCGCGGAAGCTATGCAATGGCCTATCAAGACATGCGCCTTATTCCTCATCTAACTGCCGTAGAAAATATAGAATATGTTTTGAATTCAAAAAATTCTTCAAAACTTGAAAATAAAAAAAAGGCTCTTTTTTATTTAGAAGCTTTAGGCCTTTCCGACTTTGAAAACTTTTTACCCGCCGAGCTTTCAGGAGGAATGCAAAGGAGAACAGGACTTGCCAGAGCGCTAAGCTATCCCGCTCCGCTTCTTCTTCTCGATGAAGCATTCGATTCCCTCGACGAAAAAAATAAGTACAAGGTTGCCGATCTTTTTTTATCGATTGTCAAAAAAGAAAAGCGCACCGCAGTCTGCGTAACCCACGATGCACCCTTTGCAAAAAAAATCGCCGACAAGATAATTGAGATATAG
- a CDS encoding lipoate--protein ligase, which yields MKYLETYSNDPEYNLAFEEYCFRHLPLENDEYFFLWQNGPAVIIGKNQNAYQEVNDDYVSEHNLKVVRRITGGGAVYHDLGNLNFSFVAKTKENQTIDFKRYYIPIINALEKIGVKAELSGRNDVTIDGQKCIGASQSVWQGRVLSNGCILFDVRLEELSKALNVRKEKLESKGVKSVRARVTNIKPHLKRDISVSDFKAELLKAIFELEGQEPVEYKLSASELEGVKKIYAERFSLKEWNYGASPKAEYSHYERFPIGSIEVFFNIKNAKISGLKIHGDFFGTKDVAEIEKLLEGCEYEKNAVSKKLAETDLKAYFGAIEKDEFIEMFFR from the coding sequence ATGAAATACTTAGAAACTTATTCAAATGATCCTGAATATAATTTGGCTTTTGAGGAATATTGTTTTAGGCATCTGCCGCTTGAAAACGATGAATACTTTTTTTTATGGCAGAATGGGCCTGCCGTAATTATAGGTAAAAATCAAAATGCTTATCAGGAAGTAAACGATGATTATGTGAGTGAGCATAATCTTAAGGTTGTCCGCCGCATAACCGGAGGCGGGGCCGTATATCACGACCTCGGCAATTTAAATTTTTCTTTTGTTGCAAAAACAAAGGAAAATCAAACGATTGATTTTAAACGCTATTATATTCCGATTATAAATGCCTTGGAAAAAATCGGCGTTAAGGCGGAGCTTTCAGGCAGAAACGATGTTACTATCGACGGACAAAAATGTATCGGTGCTTCACAGTCTGTTTGGCAGGGCAGGGTTTTGAGTAACGGCTGTATTCTTTTTGATGTCCGTTTGGAAGAACTTTCAAAAGCTCTTAATGTGCGTAAAGAAAAGCTTGAATCAAAGGGCGTAAAAAGCGTTCGAGCCAGGGTTACAAATATAAAGCCCCACTTAAAGCGGGATATTTCGGTTTCGGATTTTAAGGCCGAATTATTAAAAGCCATCTTTGAGCTTGAAGGTCAAGAACCTGTAGAATACAAACTTTCCGCCTCGGAGCTTGAGGGTGTAAAAAAAATATATGCCGAAAGGTTTTCCCTTAAAGAATGGAACTATGGAGCTTCTCCCAAGGCCGAATACTCCCACTATGAAAGGTTCCCCATAGGAAGCATTGAGGTGTTTTTTAACATTAAAAATGCAAAGATTTCCGGTTTAAAAATTCACGGAGACTTTTTCGGTACAAAGGATGTTGCTGAAATTGAAAAACTCTTGGAAGGCTGCGAATACGAAAAAAATGCCGTAAGCAAAAAACTCGCGGAAACCGATTTAAAAGCCTATTTCGGTGCAATCGAAAAAGACGAATTTATAGAAATGTTTTTTAGGTAA
- a CDS encoding ABC transporter ATP-binding protein, with translation MDKSAFKKLKKKVPINMGSIVFACVLVGLGTVVSFAIPWFAKLILDGTDSKQYLITLTCAVLISAAVSVIGRYIFNKCAIVWISKLRSDIADHIFGVKMKFFNKKNSSELSSEILNFTEKIKDLFTSTTMHLISIAISSISVAVLFVLSWKLTLVMMGSLLALVIVISPISSMNSKVYKKNQEALNKLIGALSSIFLEIKLVKSYTAEKTEAMRIGNLNTEVKKLSVKSVKIEAGIEPVIMTIFILNLFFIFVYGGSLVAKNEMTIGALIAFCLYLFQIITPMVNIGNFFKDIKSLNEISDNIVKIFELETEETGTRPVGDVLKTESIKFDNVSFKYDDDAVILKDLSLEIEPKKTIAIVGPSGSGKSTLFSLLERFYNEYEGRIDIGNTDINEFDLKDWRKKISYVQQISSTTEDSILNNLTYGNDNPVPPELIEASLKKAGIYDYVNSLPEKLNTIVQEKGSNFSSGQLQRLMIARALIKQPDILLLDEITASLDSENELLVKTTLDSIKNEKTIVIIAHRLSTVTSADKIVFLDGGKITGIGTHEELLKTHALYEKYVNNQLI, from the coding sequence ATGGATAAATCGGCATTTAAGAAGTTAAAAAAAAAGGTTCCTATAAATATGGGATCTATTGTTTTTGCCTGTGTCTTGGTCGGGCTTGGAACGGTTGTAAGTTTTGCAATCCCTTGGTTTGCTAAACTTATTTTAGACGGGACTGACAGCAAACAATATCTTATAACATTAACCTGTGCGGTTTTGATTTCGGCAGCGGTAAGCGTTATAGGCAGATATATATTTAATAAATGTGCAATTGTGTGGATTTCTAAGCTGCGTTCCGATATTGCAGACCATATTTTCGGTGTTAAAATGAAATTTTTTAACAAAAAAAATTCCAGTGAATTAAGCAGCGAGATATTAAACTTTACCGAAAAAATAAAAGACCTGTTTACTTCAACTACAATGCATCTGATATCGATAGCTATAAGTTCCATAAGTGTTGCGGTTCTTTTTGTTTTAAGCTGGAAACTCACATTAGTGATGATGGGTTCTTTGCTTGCTCTTGTTATAGTTATTTCACCTATCAGTTCTATGAACTCTAAGGTGTACAAAAAAAATCAAGAAGCTCTCAATAAACTTATCGGTGCTTTAAGCAGTATTTTTTTAGAAATAAAACTTGTTAAAAGTTATACAGCCGAAAAAACCGAAGCAATGCGGATAGGTAATTTAAATACGGAAGTAAAAAAATTATCGGTTAAATCCGTTAAGATTGAAGCCGGTATAGAGCCTGTCATTATGACAATCTTTATACTAAATTTGTTTTTTATCTTTGTATACGGCGGTTCTTTGGTTGCAAAAAATGAAATGACCATAGGTGCTTTGATCGCATTTTGTTTATATCTTTTTCAAATAATTACACCCATGGTTAATATAGGAAACTTTTTTAAGGATATAAAAAGCTTAAATGAAATATCGGATAATATCGTAAAAATATTTGAACTTGAAACCGAAGAAACCGGAACAAGACCGGTGGGCGATGTTTTAAAAACCGAAAGCATTAAATTCGATAATGTTTCATTTAAATATGACGATGATGCGGTAATTTTAAAGGACTTGTCCTTAGAGATAGAACCTAAAAAAACTATAGCCATTGTAGGGCCGAGCGGAAGCGGTAAGTCTACTCTTTTTAGTTTGTTGGAACGCTTTTATAATGAGTATGAAGGAAGAATCGATATTGGAAATACAGACATAAACGAATTTGATTTAAAGGACTGGCGTAAAAAAATAAGCTATGTTCAGCAAATAAGCTCAACGACAGAAGACAGTATTCTTAACAATCTTACTTACGGAAATGACAACCCTGTTCCGCCCGAACTTATAGAAGCCTCTCTTAAAAAAGCAGGTATATATGATTATGTAAACAGCTTACCCGAAAAGTTAAATACCATTGTGCAAGAAAAGGGAAGTAACTTTTCAAGCGGGCAGCTCCAGCGTCTTATGATTGCAAGAGCCTTAATCAAACAGCCGGATATTCTCCTCCTTGATGAAATAACTGCAAGCTTGGACAGTGAAAATGAACTTTTGGTAAAGACTACTTTAGATTCTATAAAGAACGAAAAAACTATTGTAATCATTGCTCATCGTCTTTCAACGGTAACAAGTGCGGATAAGATTGTATTTTTAGACGGAGGTAAGATAACCGGAATCGGTACCCATGAGGAGCTTTTAAAAACTCATGCCCTATATGAAAAATATGTAAATAACCAATTGATATAG
- a CDS encoding DUF6895 family protein has product MTFLKLAKISYKLGFVYKASAELLFTSIFKNHNDELDSEISFKLKNIQKKKPIFNSISQKDFGKIILMIFFNKEQNFTKTALDSVNLLPYREQLEFSMYLSLLNNSPSIKLPDDKILENTLIHQKLSAGNFEIMDIYELTHEIMYLTMLGRNKHQILSDNLEYLRAVIHSLLDRMITEKNIDLIAELILVSQLLNIELDGKIKDNSYVLLDAFLEQNINKCGISIILNKQFNKIYHQMLVISLLR; this is encoded by the coding sequence ATGACTTTTCTAAAATTGGCAAAAATCTCATATAAATTAGGTTTTGTGTATAAAGCCTCAGCCGAATTGCTCTTCACTTCTATTTTTAAAAATCATAATGATGAATTAGACAGCGAAATATCTTTTAAATTAAAAAACATCCAAAAAAAGAAACCGATTTTTAACAGCATTTCACAAAAAGATTTCGGCAAGATCATTTTAATGATTTTTTTTAATAAAGAGCAAAATTTTACAAAAACGGCATTAGATAGTGTAAATTTATTACCGTATAGAGAACAGCTGGAATTTTCTATGTATCTATCTTTATTAAATAATTCCCCTTCAATTAAATTGCCGGATGACAAGATTCTGGAAAATACTCTTATACATCAAAAACTTTCCGCCGGTAATTTTGAGATAATGGACATATATGAACTCACGCATGAAATTATGTATCTCACTATGTTGGGAAGGAATAAACATCAAATTTTATCGGATAATTTAGAATACCTGCGAGCTGTTATTCACAGTCTTTTAGATAGAATGATAACGGAAAAAAATATAGATTTAATTGCAGAATTAATATTGGTAAGTCAATTATTGAATATTGAGCTTGACGGAAAAATAAAAGACAATTCTTATGTATTGTTGGATGCTTTTTTGGAACAAAATATAAATAAGTGCGGTATAAGTATAATACTGAATAAGCAATTTAATAAGATATATCATCAAATGCTTGTTATTTCTTTATTGAGGTAA
- a CDS encoding ABC transporter ATP-binding protein, whose amino-acid sequence MISDDVLKIEKLTFSIGRGKKVFSLNDISFSLPRGCVTGLIGENGAGKTTLIRLLLDMYLPESGKIFLFGDELKRENIEIKEKIGFVINDNFFSPLYTAKKAGKFLAGIYKNWNQELYEKYLNDFKIHPSRLLTALSSGTMQKLQIAIALSHGAELLILDEPLNFLDPVSKKEFLDLLRNFMLDENHSILISSHQTNELEKICDEIIFISEGKKVFDSSLENINKNYGLLKIDEKTFKSFYSNDYIGYRKTDYAYEVLVSDKGNQKFTGMVCEDASLEDIMYFYTRRKI is encoded by the coding sequence ATGATATCCGATGATGTATTAAAAATCGAAAAACTTACATTTTCGATAGGACGCGGTAAAAAGGTTTTTTCGTTAAACGATATTTCTTTTTCGCTTCCGAGGGGCTGCGTTACGGGTTTGATAGGAGAAAACGGTGCAGGGAAAACAACCCTTATCCGCCTCCTTCTTGATATGTACTTGCCTGAAAGCGGAAAAATTTTTCTCTTTGGTGATGAGCTTAAAAGAGAGAATATAGAAATAAAGGAAAAGATAGGTTTTGTTATAAACGATAATTTCTTTTCTCCATTATATACGGCTAAAAAGGCAGGAAAATTTTTAGCGGGAATTTATAAAAATTGGAATCAGGAGCTTTATGAAAAATATCTAAACGATTTTAAAATTCATCCTTCAAGGCTTTTGACTGCCTTGTCTTCGGGAACTATGCAAAAGCTTCAAATTGCTATAGCCCTCTCCCACGGGGCAGAGCTTTTGATTTTAGATGAGCCTCTTAATTTTTTAGATCCCGTTTCTAAAAAAGAATTTTTAGATCTTTTAAGAAACTTTATGCTTGATGAAAATCATTCGATTTTAATTTCGAGCCATCAAACAAATGAACTTGAAAAAATTTGCGATGAGATTATTTTTATAAGCGAGGGTAAAAAGGTTTTTGATTCTTCTTTAGAAAATATAAATAAAAATTACGGGCTTTTAAAAATAGATGAAAAAACTTTTAAGTCATTTTATAGTAATGATTATATCGGTTATAGAAAAACCGACTATGCTTATGAGGTTTTGGTTTCGGATAAGGGAAATCAAAAATTTACCGGAATGGTTTGCGAAGATGCAAGTCTTGAAGATATTATGTATTTTTATACGAGGAGAAAAATTTAA
- a CDS encoding GntR family transcriptional regulator: protein MNIFLNNSSGIPLYEQLSEQIKNQILLGSLKKEEPMPSMRALAASLRVSVITTKRSYEDLAREGFLYSVPAKGYFVADVNFKKIEKSIKKSIEEKLKEVCGQAKKINLNAEELYEILRRIY, encoded by the coding sequence GTGAATATTTTTTTAAATAATTCTTCAGGGATTCCTCTTTATGAGCAGCTTTCAGAACAGATAAAAAATCAAATTTTATTAGGCTCTTTAAAAAAAGAGGAGCCGATGCCTTCGATGAGGGCTTTGGCGGCATCTTTGCGTGTGAGCGTCATCACTACAAAGCGGTCTTATGAAGACTTGGCTCGCGAAGGCTTTTTGTATTCGGTTCCTGCAAAGGGGTATTTTGTTGCCGATGTAAATTTTAAAAAGATTGAAAAATCAATAAAAAAAAGTATCGAAGAAAAATTAAAAGAAGTTTGCGGTCAAGCAAAAAAAATTAATCTAAATGCTGAGGAACTATATGAAATCCTTAGGCGTATTTATTAG